A stretch of Candidatus Vicinibacter affinis DNA encodes these proteins:
- a CDS encoding rhomboid family intramembrane serine protease has translation MFFPIGDDQVQGGNKPLFSYSLIFANVLVFFYELSLGSEMSNIFVSQYGAIPSEILGGQDFYTLISCMFLHGGWMHLIGNMLFLWVFADNIEAVIGTVNFIIFYILGGVAASVVHVFFNPYSEIPMIGASGAISAIMGTYLIMFPSSRIKVLILLFFTVVYVPALFFLGIWIVQQMIAGVGSLNPTAEESVGVAWWAHIGGFAFGVVAGFIARRQYRHRYRYESGE, from the coding sequence ATGTTCTTTCCAATTGGAGATGATCAAGTTCAGGGAGGCAACAAACCTCTATTTTCCTATTCATTAATATTTGCAAATGTTCTGGTGTTTTTTTATGAGCTCAGTTTAGGCTCAGAAATGAGCAATATATTTGTAAGCCAATATGGAGCAATTCCTTCAGAAATTTTAGGTGGTCAAGATTTTTATACATTAATATCATGCATGTTTTTACATGGCGGCTGGATGCATTTAATAGGAAATATGCTATTTCTGTGGGTTTTTGCTGATAATATTGAGGCTGTTATTGGTACAGTTAATTTTATTATTTTCTACATACTTGGAGGTGTTGCCGCATCAGTTGTTCATGTATTTTTTAATCCATACAGCGAAATACCAATGATTGGTGCAAGTGGAGCAATATCGGCAATTATGGGGACCTACTTAATTATGTTTCCTTCTTCGAGAATAAAAGTTTTGATTCTATTATTCTTCACAGTAGTTTATGTTCCAGCCCTATTTTTTTTAGGAATTTGGATTGTGCAGCAAATGATTGCCGGAGTGGGTTCACTGAATCCAACTGCCGAAGAGTCAGTTGGTGTTGCCTGGTGGGCACATATAGGAGGATTTGCATTTGGAGTAGTTGCCGGCTTTATTGCAAGAAGACAGTACAGACATAGATATAGATATGAATCGGGAGAATGA
- a CDS encoding AAA family ATPase, translating to MQLDIIRPFAEITFAHELEALKKYDQNDKPSVWKLSPNAVLMYLLGTKLPDGTIISPKYFGEKKILELAIATLLSDRALLLTGLPGTAKTWVAEHLTAAICGNSSLLIQGTTGIHEDNLRYGWNYASLIANGPSEEALIPSPIMSAMRSGQIVRIEELSRIPTETQDALITVLSEKVLPVIELNKQVQAVRGFNVIATSNDQDKGIYEMSSALKRRFNIILMPLPSSLEEEIKIVDFRVKQMEKLLDVSLPKIKEKQMEQLVTMFRELRVGKTIDGKQKIKSTQANLSPAEAISILHHARIHAHYFNQNQIPIELIAPGMINIIQQTDNKDYASLEEYNEVVIKKRSDWKEWYVAFKNLL from the coding sequence ATGCAGCTTGATATTATTCGTCCATTCGCAGAAATAACTTTTGCTCATGAGTTGGAAGCCCTTAAAAAATATGACCAAAATGACAAACCAAGCGTTTGGAAACTTTCCCCTAATGCTGTTTTGATGTATTTACTAGGGACTAAATTACCCGATGGAACAATAATTTCACCCAAATACTTTGGAGAAAAGAAAATTTTGGAATTAGCTATTGCCACACTTCTGTCTGATCGGGCTTTACTTTTAACAGGACTACCTGGTACCGCTAAAACATGGGTAGCAGAACATTTAACCGCAGCAATATGCGGAAATTCTTCTTTACTCATACAAGGGACCACCGGAATACATGAGGACAATTTAAGATATGGGTGGAATTATGCATCCTTAATTGCTAATGGACCCTCTGAGGAAGCTTTGATCCCTTCACCTATTATGTCCGCTATGCGTTCTGGACAAATTGTTCGAATTGAAGAACTTTCAAGAATCCCCACCGAGACCCAAGATGCCCTTATTACAGTTTTATCCGAAAAGGTACTCCCGGTGATTGAATTAAATAAACAGGTTCAGGCCGTTAGAGGGTTTAATGTTATTGCAACCTCCAATGACCAAGACAAAGGTATTTATGAAATGTCTTCTGCGTTAAAGCGTAGATTTAATATAATTTTAATGCCATTACCTTCTTCACTTGAGGAAGAAATTAAAATAGTCGACTTCAGGGTTAAACAAATGGAAAAATTGTTGGATGTATCTCTCCCAAAAATCAAAGAAAAACAAATGGAACAATTAGTGACTATGTTTAGAGAATTGAGAGTTGGAAAAACAATTGACGGAAAACAAAAAATAAAATCAACTCAAGCAAACCTTAGTCCGGCAGAAGCAATTTCAATTTTACATCATGCCAGAATCCATGCTCACTATTTTAATCAGAATCAAATACCTATTGAATTAATTGCTCCAGGTATGATAAATATAATTCAACAAACAGATAATAAAGACTATGCTTCTTTGGAAGAATATAATGAGGTGGTCATCAAAAAAAGGTCAGATTGGAAAGAATGGTATGTTGCTTTCAAGAACTTGTTATAA
- a CDS encoding antibiotic biosynthesis monooxygenase: protein MITRFVKMHFKPELKKDFIILFYESVEVIKKFEGCLDVVLLEDADDESSMCTLSFWKDLSHLENYRKSEFFKSTWHKTKSLFSQKAQAWSLLEVK from the coding sequence ATGATTACACGGTTTGTAAAAATGCATTTTAAACCTGAATTAAAAAAGGATTTCATTATTTTGTTTTATGAAAGTGTCGAAGTAATTAAAAAATTTGAAGGCTGTTTGGATGTTGTACTTTTAGAAGATGCTGATGACGAAAGTTCAATGTGTACACTCAGCTTTTGGAAAGATCTTTCACATTTAGAAAATTACAGAAAATCAGAGTTTTTCAAATCTACCTGGCATAAAACTAAATCTTTGTTTAGTCAAAAGGCTCAGGCCTGGAGCTTATTAGAAGTAAAATAA
- a CDS encoding SAM-dependent chlorinase/fluorinase gives MTYIHKPQLIALCSDFGNKDFRLSALKATILKENPTVNLVDISHEIPSFDLVQAAFIQSNAFRSFPEGSIHICWVFNVGEDRGILLALWEGQFFILPDNGLLSLICDQYKPEKIFRVSDDCFRFRERISSVIKHIVSEEDLSELFDPCEDPIVKINVSPVYQKDRIQSRVCFVDRFGNLIFNIQKDPFERITAGRMFSFHTKTHQIISNFELDENNVHNGSFYLYFNDAGYMVLALCGSNAAKTLDIKADETLQIVFE, from the coding sequence ATGACTTATATCCATAAACCCCAATTAATTGCTCTTTGTTCCGATTTTGGCAATAAGGATTTTCGACTTTCTGCGCTCAAAGCTACAATTCTTAAGGAAAATCCTACGGTTAACCTTGTAGATATTAGCCATGAAATTCCTTCCTTTGATTTAGTTCAAGCTGCTTTTATTCAATCCAATGCATTCAGATCCTTTCCAGAAGGTAGTATTCATATTTGTTGGGTTTTCAATGTTGGAGAAGACCGAGGCATCTTATTAGCTTTGTGGGAAGGCCAATTTTTTATCCTTCCTGACAACGGACTTCTAAGTCTAATTTGTGATCAATACAAACCTGAAAAAATTTTCAGGGTCAGTGATGATTGTTTCCGTTTTAGAGAAAGAATTTCTTCTGTTATTAAACATATTGTGTCTGAAGAAGATTTGTCTGAGCTCTTTGATCCATGTGAAGACCCTATTGTTAAGATTAATGTTTCGCCTGTCTATCAAAAAGATAGGATACAAAGTAGGGTCTGTTTCGTAGATCGTTTTGGAAATTTGATATTTAATATTCAGAAGGATCCTTTTGAGAGGATAACTGCTGGAAGAATGTTTTCATTTCATACAAAAACCCACCAGATAATATCTAATTTTGAACTTGATGAAAACAATGTCCATAATGGTAGTTTTTATCTTTATTTTAACGATGCTGGATATATGGTTTTAGCCCTTTGCGGTTCAAACGCTGCTAAAACTCTTGATATCAAGGCTGATGAAACATTACAAATTGTTTTTGAATGA
- a CDS encoding PhoH family protein — translation MSQSEIILNIENVDPLALYGENNAKLNLLRKAYPELVITSRGTQLKILGEKKDTQEVKHKIELMVKLLRSNHELSLQTIEDLIQGENPYQIQISQQESKQVLVHGREGRVIYAKTKNQQLLVKAAEEHDIIFAIGPAGTGKTYTAVALAVRALKNRLVKKIILTRPAVEAGENLGFLPGDLKEKIDPYLRPLYDALDDMFPSERLSQLIESRVIEIAPLAFMRGRTLDNAFIILDEAQNSTTLQMKMFLTRLGPTAKCIITGDLSQIDLPYRQTSGLKQASKLLNKIGGITSIYLTRDDVVRHRLVKEILKAYEDEYKKNNPLEEE, via the coding sequence TTGTCCCAAAGCGAAATTATTCTAAACATTGAAAACGTTGATCCATTGGCACTTTATGGAGAAAACAACGCCAAACTGAATTTATTGAGAAAAGCTTATCCTGAGCTGGTTATAACCTCCAGGGGAACCCAGTTGAAAATTTTAGGAGAGAAAAAGGATACACAGGAGGTGAAGCATAAAATAGAGTTAATGGTTAAGTTATTGCGAAGTAATCATGAACTGAGTCTCCAAACGATTGAAGATTTAATTCAAGGAGAAAATCCCTATCAGATTCAAATCTCACAACAAGAGAGTAAACAGGTTTTAGTACATGGTAGGGAAGGAAGGGTAATTTATGCAAAAACAAAAAATCAACAACTTTTAGTAAAGGCTGCAGAGGAACACGACATTATATTTGCCATTGGCCCTGCAGGCACCGGAAAAACCTACACGGCTGTGGCTCTTGCAGTCAGAGCCCTAAAAAATAGACTTGTGAAAAAGATCATACTCACAAGGCCTGCAGTTGAAGCAGGAGAAAATCTTGGTTTTCTTCCAGGCGACTTAAAAGAAAAAATTGATCCATATTTAAGGCCGTTGTATGATGCATTGGACGATATGTTTCCTTCAGAAAGACTTTCACAATTGATAGAAAGCAGGGTCATTGAGATTGCTCCACTTGCTTTTATGAGGGGTAGGACATTAGATAACGCCTTTATAATCTTGGATGAGGCACAAAATTCGACAACCCTTCAAATGAAAATGTTTTTAACCAGATTAGGCCCAACGGCTAAATGCATTATCACAGGAGATCTATCACAGATAGACTTACCATATCGTCAAACCTCTGGTTTGAAACAGGCATCAAAATTGTTAAATAAAATAGGGGGAATTACCTCAATTTATCTAACTAGAGATGATGTTGTCAGACATAGGCTTGTAAAAGAAATATTAAAGGCATATGAGGATGAATACAAGAAAAACAATCCATTAGAAGAAGAATAG
- a CDS encoding OsmC family protein, translating into MKTSSIIYKGDIRTEAKHNKSGQLIYTDGPTDNFGKGEAFSPTDLVATALGCCILSIMGIAARTHEIDMEGTKVDVQKTMAENPRRIVKIEVDIYMPDFDYDSRKKAILTNAAKGCPVSRSLNHEIEEVVTFHWNSSGETKSE; encoded by the coding sequence ATGAAAACATCAAGTATAATTTATAAAGGAGATATTAGAACTGAAGCCAAACACAATAAAAGCGGGCAATTAATATATACAGATGGTCCTACAGACAATTTTGGAAAAGGAGAAGCTTTTTCACCAACCGATCTTGTTGCAACAGCTTTAGGCTGTTGTATTTTATCTATTATGGGAATTGCCGCGAGAACCCATGAAATAGACATGGAAGGGACTAAGGTTGATGTTCAAAAAACTATGGCAGAAAACCCGCGAAGAATTGTAAAAATCGAAGTAGATATTTACATGCCGGATTTCGACTATGATTCTAGGAAAAAAGCGATATTGACAAATGCTGCAAAGGGCTGCCCCGTATCAAGGAGTCTGAATCATGAAATTGAAGAGGTTGTTACTTTTCATTGGAATTCATCGGGGGAAACGAAAAGTGAATAA
- a CDS encoding OmpA family protein, with protein sequence MVVRENETYERVGQKLSSPLKKGRCYAFSIYLTRSLEYKSASNTGSMELKPFTTPVILRIYGGEGYCNQKELLAESEPVANSDWKRFDFEFKPKSDMAYFELEAFYKTPVLFPYNGNLLLDNASNIKLIPCPEDKKKYLAYKNEKAAIEASEQKSHTAILGSAEKIKSTPESPNVSIKKQQKILKELDKSKVKVGQTIKIEKLQFPADSFKINANSFPVLDEVYDFLKTNPKITIEIGGHTNGQPSHEFCDRLSTNRAKAVRDYILAKGIAEERISYKGYGKRQPVASNSTKEGRLLNQRVEIKIISI encoded by the coding sequence ATGGTTGTTAGAGAAAATGAAACCTATGAACGTGTTGGACAGAAACTTTCAAGTCCATTAAAGAAGGGACGCTGTTATGCATTTTCAATTTATTTAACAAGATCGCTTGAATATAAAAGTGCATCCAACACAGGCAGCATGGAACTTAAACCTTTCACTACACCTGTAATTTTAAGAATTTATGGTGGTGAAGGATACTGTAACCAGAAAGAATTACTTGCAGAATCTGAACCGGTAGCAAATTCCGATTGGAAAAGATTTGACTTTGAGTTTAAACCTAAATCCGATATGGCTTATTTTGAACTTGAGGCCTTTTACAAAACCCCTGTTCTTTTTCCCTATAATGGGAACCTACTCCTTGATAATGCCTCTAATATTAAACTAATTCCATGTCCTGAGGATAAGAAAAAATACCTCGCATATAAAAATGAAAAAGCAGCAATTGAAGCCTCAGAACAAAAATCTCACACTGCTATTCTTGGCTCAGCCGAAAAAATCAAAAGCACACCAGAATCACCAAATGTTTCAATTAAAAAGCAACAAAAAATATTAAAAGAACTAGATAAATCCAAAGTTAAAGTTGGCCAAACTATAAAAATTGAAAAACTTCAATTCCCTGCTGACAGTTTTAAAATTAATGCAAATTCTTTTCCTGTTCTAGATGAAGTGTATGATTTTTTAAAAACCAATCCAAAAATAACCATTGAAATCGGAGGTCATACCAATGGCCAACCTAGTCATGAATTTTGTGATCGCTTATCGACCAATAGAGCCAAAGCAGTGCGTGATTATATCTTAGCTAAAGGAATAGCTGAAGAACGTATTTCTTACAAAGGGTATGGGAAAAGACAACCTGTTGCTTCAAATTCAACAAAAGAAGGAAGATTATTAAATCAAAGAGTTGAAATTAAAATAATAAGTATTTAG
- a CDS encoding low molecular weight phosphotyrosine protein phosphatase: MRILMVCLGNICRSPMAQGIMEKLVKDRGLDWVIDSAGTNGMHNGESPDKRAIEEARNRGIDISQQRSRKIRKSDLEYFDIIFSMDNRVLKECFKVFGDRSDKNIKCIMSFVNSNEEVEDPYYDGSFKKAFDKIEAGCHAMISQFS; the protein is encoded by the coding sequence ATGAGAATCTTAATGGTGTGCTTGGGAAATATATGTCGATCTCCGATGGCTCAAGGAATTATGGAAAAGCTTGTCAAAGATAGAGGATTAGATTGGGTAATTGATTCTGCTGGAACAAACGGAATGCATAATGGTGAATCTCCTGATAAAAGGGCTATTGAGGAGGCCAGAAACAGGGGAATAGATATTAGCCAACAAAGATCAAGGAAAATTAGAAAATCGGATCTTGAATACTTTGACATAATATTTTCAATGGATAACAGAGTTTTAAAGGAGTGCTTCAAAGTATTTGGTGACCGGTCAGACAAAAATATTAAATGCATAATGAGTTTTGTTAATTCTAATGAGGAAGTGGAAGATCCATATTATGATGGGAGTTTTAAAAAGGCATTTGATAAAATTGAAGCAGGTTGCCATGCGATGATCTCTCAATTCTCCTGA
- a CDS encoding ferritin yields MIQGIEQAINEQIAKEAEASFSYLSMAVWCDYKGLEGTAQFFYRQSDEEKFHMMKLVEYLLEMDCKPIIPALGNVVNEYDSVQSIFKHTLEQEKTVSQSIHRIIEMATQANDHGTNNFLQWYVAEQREEESMIRKIIDKIDLIGDGPQSLYYIDKEMDRFNQVILKKTEGEKE; encoded by the coding sequence ATGATACAAGGAATTGAACAGGCAATAAATGAACAAATTGCAAAGGAAGCCGAAGCTAGTTTCTCATATTTAAGCATGGCAGTTTGGTGTGATTACAAAGGATTAGAAGGTACTGCCCAATTTTTTTACAGGCAATCAGATGAAGAAAAATTTCACATGATGAAATTAGTCGAATATCTATTAGAAATGGATTGTAAACCTATTATTCCTGCTTTGGGGAATGTGGTAAATGAATATGACTCTGTTCAATCTATTTTTAAACATACATTAGAACAAGAGAAAACTGTAAGTCAATCTATTCATAGAATAATTGAAATGGCAACTCAGGCCAATGACCATGGAACTAATAATTTCTTACAATGGTATGTGGCTGAGCAAAGAGAAGAGGAGTCTATGATCCGAAAGATTATAGACAAAATTGATTTAATAGGTGATGGTCCTCAGAGCCTGTATTATATTGACAAGGAAATGGATCGATTTAACCAAGTTATACTTAAGAAAACAGAAGGAGAGAAGGAATAA
- a CDS encoding T9SS type A sorting domain-containing protein codes for MKIFFLAVLVSFGSLINAQKITPEVIASAGDVFKSGGFTLEWTLGEIATESLSSSNFRLTQGFHQGNIVISSVSNSIIEGFSVYPNPAYFSINLENFTNGIVRYSLVDMHGLEIENNKITEGIHQINIENVPVGTYILRVQNHHQAQNFKIEKINK; via the coding sequence ATGAAAATATTTTTTTTGGCTGTTTTGGTCAGTTTTGGCAGTCTTATTAACGCACAAAAGATTACACCTGAGGTAATTGCTTCTGCAGGTGATGTATTTAAGTCAGGAGGTTTTACTCTTGAGTGGACATTAGGGGAAATTGCAACCGAAAGTTTAAGTTCTTCAAATTTTAGACTTACGCAAGGTTTTCATCAAGGCAATATTGTCATTTCCTCAGTTTCCAATTCAATAATTGAAGGCTTTAGTGTTTATCCAAATCCAGCATACTTCTCAATAAATTTGGAAAATTTTACAAATGGTATTGTTCGATATAGTTTAGTCGACATGCATGGTTTGGAAATTGAAAACAATAAAATTACAGAAGGAATTCATCAAATAAATATTGAAAATGTCCCCGTGGGAACTTATATTTTAAGGGTGCAGAATCACCACCAAGCACAAAATTTTAAAATTGAAAAAATAAATAAATAA